The Acinetobacter pittii genome contains a region encoding:
- the aspQ gene encoding type II asparaginase: protein MLTKTVKSLGLAMGLLACSLPLYAKNNVVVVATGGTIAGAGASSANSATYTAAKVPVDTLINAVPQIKDLANVTGIQALQIASESITDKELLEIARQVNELVKKPSVNGVVITHGTDTLEETAFFLNLVVHTDKPIVLVGSMRPSTALSADGPLNLYSAVALAASDDAKNKGVMVLMNDSIFAARDVTKGINIHTNAFVSQWGALGTLVEGKPYWFRQSVKRHTNASEFNIENIKGDALPTVQIVYGSDSMLPDAYEAYAKAGAKAIINAGTGNGSVPKYIVPTLQNLHDKNGIQIIRSSRVAQGFVLRDAEQPDSKYGWVAAHDLNPQKARLLAALALTKTNDTKEIQRMFWQY, encoded by the coding sequence ATGTTGACTAAAACTGTTAAATCTTTAGGTTTAGCGATGGGCTTATTAGCCTGCTCTCTCCCACTTTATGCAAAAAATAATGTTGTTGTTGTTGCAACTGGCGGTACTATCGCCGGTGCTGGCGCAAGCTCGGCAAACAGTGCAACTTATACTGCTGCAAAGGTGCCTGTTGATACCCTAATCAACGCAGTTCCACAAATCAAAGATTTAGCAAATGTAACTGGTATTCAGGCATTACAAATCGCTTCTGAGAGTATTACTGATAAGGAATTATTAGAAATTGCTCGTCAAGTGAATGAGCTTGTTAAAAAGCCATCTGTTAATGGTGTCGTGATTACACACGGTACAGATACTTTAGAAGAAACAGCATTTTTCTTAAATTTGGTTGTTCATACTGATAAACCAATTGTACTTGTTGGTTCAATGCGTCCTTCAACTGCTCTTTCAGCAGATGGTCCACTTAACCTTTATAGTGCAGTTGCTTTGGCAGCTTCTGATGATGCAAAAAATAAAGGCGTTATGGTTCTCATGAACGACTCTATATTTGCTGCACGTGATGTGACTAAAGGAATTAACATCCATACAAATGCTTTTGTTAGCCAATGGGGTGCTTTAGGTACATTAGTTGAAGGCAAGCCGTATTGGTTCAGACAATCTGTAAAACGTCATACCAATGCTTCAGAATTTAATATTGAAAATATTAAAGGCGATGCACTTCCAACCGTACAGATCGTTTATGGTTCAGACTCTATGCTTCCAGATGCATATGAAGCGTATGCAAAAGCTGGTGCTAAAGCGATCATTAATGCAGGTACTGGTAACGGTTCTGTACCAAAATATATCGTACCAACCTTACAAAATCTTCACGACAAAAATGGTATTCAAATTATCCGTTCATCACGTGTCGCACAAGGTTTCGTATTACGTGATGCAGAACAACCTGACTCTAAATATGGTTGGGTAGCAGCACATGATTTAAACCCTCAAAAAGCGCGTCTTCTTGCAGCTTTAGCTCTTACTAAGACTAATGACACGAAAGAAATTCAGCGCATGTTCTGGCAGTACTAA
- the trmJ gene encoding RNA methyltransferase, producing MSSFDHTTVSKQLAQVRIVMVNTTLPANIGSALRAMKTMGLIKLVLVAPKTYPHPDIQALAAGAQDLFEHLEIVDTLEDAIKDCHLVFGTSARSRTIPWPLLDVRPAAKEAIKATTQGQQIAIVFGREDRGLTNEELALANYHLTIPVNPDYGVLNVAQAIQVVCYELRMSALEQQNVDQDAEEMPLVQGQSMQWDEPLVTQQQMEEFYPHLEKMLTEIEFLDPDNPRLLPLRLRRLFGRIQLDRMEYHLLRGIFSRVQALTSGKWKKALSDKEDQPNA from the coding sequence ATGAGTTCGTTTGATCACACCACTGTGTCAAAACAGTTAGCACAAGTGCGTATTGTCATGGTAAATACCACTTTGCCTGCTAATATTGGCAGCGCTTTACGTGCAATGAAAACAATGGGACTAATTAAATTAGTTCTGGTTGCCCCAAAAACATATCCGCATCCAGATATACAAGCGCTCGCTGCTGGTGCTCAAGATTTATTTGAACATCTTGAGATTGTAGATACTTTAGAAGATGCCATTAAAGATTGCCATTTAGTGTTTGGAACAAGTGCACGTAGCCGCACCATTCCTTGGCCTCTACTTGATGTACGACCTGCAGCTAAAGAAGCCATTAAAGCCACCACTCAAGGACAACAAATTGCGATTGTTTTTGGCCGTGAAGATCGTGGTTTAACAAACGAAGAATTAGCACTGGCCAATTATCATTTAACAATTCCTGTAAATCCGGACTATGGCGTATTAAATGTTGCGCAAGCAATTCAAGTCGTATGTTACGAACTTCGCATGTCTGCTCTAGAGCAACAAAACGTGGACCAAGATGCAGAAGAAATGCCATTAGTCCAAGGTCAAAGCATGCAATGGGATGAGCCTTTGGTTACTCAGCAACAAATGGAAGAGTTTTATCCTCATCTAGAAAAGATGCTGACTGAAATTGAATTTTTAGATCCAGACAATCCACGTTTATTACCTTTACGCTTGCGTCGTTTATTTGGTCGTATACAATTAGATCGTATGGAATATCATTTACTTCGCGGTATTTTTAGTCGTGTACAAGCCCTAACAAGTGGTAAATGGAAAAAAGCATTATCTGACAAGGAGGATCAACCCAATGCTTAA
- the dnaE gene encoding DNA polymerase III subunit alpha yields MQFVHLGIYTEFSITESIVRIPDLVNAAVKDQMPALALTDLSNLHAAVKFYNSCLKKGIKPLLGSTIRLDDAQHRATLLAMSNVGWKSLTEIVSRGFIEGQQLSIPCVKKEWVLEQHQDIIVLLGQHSDVGQMLCSSNPQKAAPLLEAWIEKFGNRVYLALTRTDRPGEEDFIQEAAKLAAQYNVGVVAHNDVHFVEKEDFEAHEARVCIADGYVLADDRRPRLYSPEQHFKTSDEMIELFSDIPSAIENTYNIAKRCNVSLQLGTYFLPDYPIPDGFTIDTYFEHLSKVGLEERLDYLYPVEKRGEDWPEIRKPYDERIDYEVGIILKMGFPGYFLIVMDFIQWAKNNGVPVGPGRGSGAGSLVAYSLKITDLDPLRYDLLFERFLNPERVSMPDFDVDFCIAGRDRVIDYVSRTYGREAVSQIATFGTMAAKGAIRDVARVLGKSYGLADRISKMVPTKPLGVDLATAIEMEPQLKDIVTNPSNPDNDDASEIWEMALKLEGITRNTGKHAGGVVIAPGKITDFSAVLCDEDGTSRVAQYDKDDVEAAGLVKFDFLGLRNLTVIEDAIQNINKNRDSNDPLIISHVPLDDAKAYSVFADANTTAVFQFESVGMKRMLKEARPSKFEEIIAFVSLYRPGPMDLIPDFIHRMHGGDFEYLHPLLEGVLEPTYGIMVYQEQVMQTAQICAGYTLGGADLLRRAMGKKKPEEMVKQRQIFLAGAAEKGIDESTANHIFDYMEKFAGYGFNKSHAAAYALVAYHTAWLKAHYPAEFMAAVMSSEMQNTDSVVFLIDDCRNNGLEVLPPSVNMSTYHFHASDDKTIVYGLGAIKGVGEQAMQSVIDSRRQFGPYTDLFDFCHRIDLKKINKRTLEALIRAGALDCLGIERASLMAQLPEAVQAAEQARSNRESGIMDLFGEVEEVQRKPAKPVKPWSDEVRLKGEKDTLGLYLTGHPIDVYRQELKAFIPVKLNEITATRRGVTTVYAGLVIDVANFPNRVVIVLDDGTARIEVSCNHERFQRFKDIIQVERVVVFEGEIYEREGFERPMGRLTKAFTLNEIRQKRANSIQIKLAEEFMQATLAKDLQNIILPFCNVDMHQHITLQLLIDQPYAQAELQLGPQWKVAPLDELLAKLRDYFGKDNIYIEYQVKSKAAKAAEPVRPQTVASPPSGMSMDDALDLYQSEVSQYS; encoded by the coding sequence ATGCAGTTTGTTCATCTCGGTATTTATACAGAATTTTCGATTACAGAGTCGATAGTTCGCATACCTGACTTGGTCAACGCTGCGGTTAAAGACCAAATGCCTGCGCTGGCATTAACCGATCTATCAAACCTCCATGCAGCAGTAAAATTTTATAATTCTTGTTTAAAAAAAGGAATTAAACCGCTTTTAGGTAGCACAATTCGCCTTGACGATGCTCAACATCGTGCAACTTTACTTGCAATGAGTAATGTAGGCTGGAAAAGTCTTACCGAAATCGTTTCACGCGGTTTTATTGAAGGTCAACAACTCAGTATTCCATGTGTAAAAAAAGAATGGGTACTTGAACAACATCAAGATATTATTGTTTTACTTGGCCAGCATAGTGATGTGGGTCAGATGCTTTGCTCATCTAACCCTCAAAAAGCAGCTCCCCTTTTAGAAGCATGGATCGAAAAATTTGGTAACCGTGTTTATCTGGCTTTAACACGTACCGATCGTCCTGGTGAAGAAGATTTTATTCAAGAAGCCGCTAAACTTGCTGCTCAATATAATGTCGGTGTAGTTGCGCATAATGATGTGCACTTTGTAGAAAAAGAAGATTTTGAGGCACACGAAGCCCGTGTTTGTATTGCTGATGGCTATGTATTAGCAGATGATCGTCGTCCACGCTTATATAGTCCTGAGCAACACTTTAAAACCTCCGATGAAATGATCGAGTTGTTTTCAGATATCCCAAGTGCTATCGAAAACACCTATAACATTGCAAAACGCTGTAATGTTAGCCTACAACTTGGCACCTACTTTTTACCTGACTACCCAATTCCAGATGGCTTTACCATCGACACTTACTTTGAGCATTTGTCAAAAGTAGGTTTAGAAGAACGTTTAGATTATCTCTACCCTGTTGAAAAACGTGGTGAAGACTGGCCTGAGATTCGTAAACCTTACGATGAACGAATTGATTATGAAGTCGGCATTATCCTCAAAATGGGATTCCCAGGTTACTTCCTTATCGTTATGGACTTCATCCAGTGGGCAAAAAATAATGGCGTTCCTGTCGGACCAGGCCGTGGTTCAGGTGCGGGTTCGCTCGTTGCATATAGCTTAAAAATTACTGATCTTGATCCTCTTCGTTACGATCTACTTTTCGAACGTTTCTTAAACCCAGAACGTGTTTCGATGCCCGACTTTGATGTCGACTTCTGTATTGCCGGACGTGACCGCGTTATTGATTATGTTTCCCGTACATATGGCCGTGAAGCCGTGTCGCAAATTGCAACTTTCGGTACGATGGCGGCAAAAGGTGCTATTCGTGACGTTGCCCGTGTATTGGGTAAATCTTACGGTTTAGCTGATCGTATCTCAAAAATGGTTCCTACTAAACCACTCGGTGTGGACTTAGCCACTGCTATTGAGATGGAACCTCAGCTTAAAGATATTGTTACCAATCCATCTAACCCAGATAATGATGACGCGAGTGAAATCTGGGAAATGGCATTAAAACTAGAAGGTATTACCCGAAATACAGGTAAGCATGCCGGTGGTGTTGTTATTGCACCAGGTAAGATTACCGATTTCTCGGCTGTACTTTGTGATGAAGACGGAACCAGCCGTGTTGCTCAATACGATAAAGACGATGTAGAGGCAGCCGGTCTCGTCAAATTCGACTTCTTGGGTTTACGTAACTTAACCGTTATTGAAGACGCAATTCAAAATATTAATAAAAATCGCGATAGTAATGATCCGCTTATTATTTCGCATGTTCCACTTGACGATGCTAAAGCATATTCTGTCTTTGCCGATGCAAATACAACCGCGGTATTCCAGTTTGAATCCGTCGGCATGAAACGAATGCTTAAAGAAGCACGTCCAAGTAAATTTGAAGAGATTATTGCGTTCGTATCATTGTACCGTCCTGGTCCAATGGATCTTATTCCTGACTTTATTCACCGTATGCATGGTGGGGATTTTGAATATCTTCACCCCCTTCTTGAAGGTGTATTAGAACCGACTTACGGGATTATGGTTTACCAAGAACAGGTAATGCAGACAGCACAGATCTGTGCGGGTTATACGCTCGGTGGCGCTGACTTACTACGTCGTGCAATGGGTAAAAAGAAACCTGAGGAGATGGTTAAGCAGCGTCAAATTTTCTTAGCAGGTGCTGCTGAAAAAGGGATTGACGAAAGTACAGCCAACCATATTTTTGACTATATGGAAAAGTTCGCAGGCTATGGTTTCAACAAATCTCACGCCGCTGCTTATGCCCTCGTTGCCTACCATACTGCATGGTTAAAAGCTCATTATCCTGCTGAGTTTATGGCAGCGGTAATGTCATCGGAAATGCAGAACACGGACAGTGTTGTATTTTTAATTGATGACTGCCGAAATAATGGCCTAGAAGTTTTACCACCATCCGTCAATATGTCGACTTATCATTTCCATGCGAGCGATGATAAAACGATTGTGTATGGTTTAGGTGCAATTAAAGGCGTTGGCGAACAAGCGATGCAGTCAGTTATTGACTCTCGTCGACAATTTGGTCCTTATACAGATCTATTCGATTTTTGCCATCGTATTGATTTGAAGAAAATCAATAAGCGTACTCTTGAAGCTTTAATTCGTGCAGGTGCACTCGATTGCTTAGGAATTGAACGCGCAAGCTTAATGGCGCAATTGCCTGAAGCTGTTCAAGCTGCCGAACAAGCGCGCAGTAACCGTGAAAGCGGTATTATGGATTTATTTGGTGAGGTTGAAGAAGTTCAGCGTAAGCCAGCTAAACCCGTTAAACCGTGGAGTGATGAAGTTCGTCTAAAAGGCGAAAAAGACACGCTTGGTCTATATCTCACTGGTCATCCAATTGATGTTTACCGCCAAGAACTTAAAGCTTTTATTCCTGTAAAACTTAATGAAATTACGGCTACACGTCGTGGCGTTACAACAGTCTATGCAGGACTAGTGATTGACGTGGCAAACTTCCCAAATCGCGTAGTTATCGTACTAGATGACGGTACAGCTCGTATTGAAGTAAGTTGCAACCATGAACGTTTCCAACGTTTTAAAGATATTATCCAAGTTGAGCGTGTTGTCGTCTTTGAAGGCGAAATTTATGAGAGAGAAGGCTTTGAACGTCCAATGGGTCGTTTAACCAAGGCTTTTACTTTAAATGAAATACGACAAAAACGTGCTAACAGTATTCAGATCAAATTAGCAGAAGAGTTTATGCAAGCTACTTTGGCAAAAGATCTGCAAAATATCATCTTGCCATTTTGCAATGTAGATATGCATCAACATATCACTTTACAACTCCTGATTGATCAACCTTATGCTCAAGCAGAGCTTCAACTTGGTCCACAATGGAAAGTCGCTCCTCTAGATGAATTACTTGCTAAACTCAGAGATTATTTTGGAAAAGATAATATTTACATTGAATATCAAGTAAAGTCGAAAGCAGCTAAAGCAGCAGAACCTGTCCGTCCGCAAACTGTTGCCTCTCCTCCTTCAGGCATGTCCATGGACGATGCATTGGATTTATACCAAAGCGAAGTTTCTCAATATTCGTAA
- a CDS encoding dicarboxylate/amino acid:cation symporter translates to MKQKKLLKYIVIAILLGVLTGWICHHFFNEGEQLKQIASYFNIGTDIFLRLIKMIIAPLVFATIVSGIVSMGKSTSIGSITVKSMTWFITASFVSLAIGMGLANFFQPGAALDLALPTAQQLSGASLPTTSGFTLQSFISHVFPRSIAEAMANNDILQVLVFSIFFGSALAFVNQGKEKDSVIIRLTDELSKIMFRITDYVMMFAPVAVFAAIASAITVQGLGLIVDYGILIAEFYFGLLLLWIILFSVGAIVLKKDIFRLGKLIREPVTLAFATASSESAYPKVMDALNKFGVPKKVTSFVLPLGYSFNLDGSMMYTTFAVLFIAQAYNIDLSFTQQILILLTLMVTSKGIAGVSRASIVVISATLSMFHLPEAGILLLLGIDQFLDMGRTATNVVGNSIATAVVAKLEGDKVADAEELPEPVLIKSTQEQTTA, encoded by the coding sequence ATGAAGCAAAAGAAATTGCTCAAGTATATTGTTATTGCTATTTTACTTGGCGTACTAACAGGTTGGATTTGTCACCACTTCTTCAATGAAGGTGAACAACTCAAACAGATCGCTTCTTATTTCAACATTGGTACAGACATCTTTTTACGTCTTATCAAAATGATTATTGCCCCATTGGTATTTGCCACAATTGTTTCGGGCATTGTCTCAATGGGAAAATCAACATCAATCGGCAGTATTACTGTTAAGTCGATGACTTGGTTCATTACCGCTTCGTTTGTATCGCTTGCGATCGGCATGGGCTTAGCAAACTTTTTCCAACCTGGTGCGGCTTTAGATTTAGCACTACCAACAGCTCAGCAATTGAGTGGCGCTTCTCTTCCAACAACTAGTGGTTTTACCCTGCAATCATTCATCAGCCATGTGTTCCCTCGCAGCATTGCAGAAGCAATGGCAAACAATGATATTTTACAAGTTCTTGTTTTCTCTATTTTCTTTGGTTCAGCTCTCGCTTTTGTAAATCAAGGCAAAGAAAAAGATTCAGTGATTATTCGTTTGACTGATGAACTCAGCAAGATCATGTTCCGTATTACTGATTACGTCATGATGTTTGCACCTGTAGCAGTATTTGCAGCAATCGCTTCGGCAATTACAGTACAAGGTTTAGGCTTGATTGTTGATTATGGCATTTTAATCGCAGAGTTCTACTTCGGTCTTTTATTACTGTGGATCATCTTATTCTCTGTAGGTGCAATCGTACTTAAAAAAGATATCTTTCGCTTAGGCAAATTAATTCGTGAACCTGTAACGCTCGCTTTTGCTACAGCTTCAAGTGAATCAGCCTACCCTAAAGTAATGGATGCCCTAAATAAATTTGGTGTGCCTAAAAAAGTAACGAGCTTTGTATTACCTTTAGGTTATTCATTCAACCTTGATGGTTCAATGATGTACACCACGTTTGCAGTACTCTTTATTGCTCAGGCCTACAATATTGATCTTAGTTTCACTCAACAAATCTTAATTTTGTTAACTCTAATGGTAACAAGTAAAGGTATTGCCGGTGTTTCACGAGCTTCTATTGTCGTTATTTCAGCAACGCTCAGTATGTTCCATTTACCTGAAGCTGGCATCCTTTTATTACTCGGTATCGATCAGTTCCTTGATATGGGCCGTACTGCAACAAACGTAGTAGGTAACAGTATTGCGACCGCAGTTGTTGCCAAGCTTGAAGGCGATAAAGTGGCAGATGCTGAAGAACTACCAGAGCCAGTATTAATTAAATCAACTCAAGAACAAACGACAGCTTAA
- the cysE gene encoding serine O-acetyltransferase, with the protein MLKQLKEDIKAVFARDPAARNTLEVLTTYPGIHAIMMHRVAHELWQKDCKGAARLLSSFSRFATGIEIHPGAKIGKRFFIDHGMGVVIGETAEIGDDVTLYHGVTLGGTTWNKGKRHPTLEDGVVVGAGAKILGPFTIGKGAKVGSNAVVTKAVPAGVTAVGNPARYIYKDTPDKNKDEERRRDYAQSIGFAPYATTADQSDPILEGMRVLLDRIQHNETRMNNLCQRLSELDPSFKKESQDEQPFSDEELKIIEEVRRECGAQDKTSKT; encoded by the coding sequence ATGCTTAAACAGCTTAAAGAAGATATAAAGGCTGTATTTGCGCGAGATCCTGCTGCACGCAATACACTTGAAGTTCTTACCACCTACCCTGGCATCCATGCAATTATGATGCATCGTGTCGCACATGAATTATGGCAAAAAGATTGTAAAGGGGCTGCTCGTCTTCTTTCTTCATTTAGCCGTTTTGCAACAGGCATCGAAATTCATCCTGGCGCCAAAATCGGTAAACGTTTTTTTATTGATCACGGTATGGGTGTTGTGATTGGTGAAACTGCTGAAATTGGTGATGATGTTACACTTTATCATGGTGTTACCCTAGGTGGCACAACATGGAATAAAGGTAAGCGACATCCAACTTTAGAAGATGGCGTTGTTGTTGGTGCGGGTGCAAAAATTTTAGGACCATTTACCATAGGCAAAGGCGCTAAAGTCGGTTCAAATGCTGTGGTGACTAAAGCTGTTCCTGCTGGCGTGACCGCTGTAGGAAACCCTGCTCGCTATATTTATAAAGATACCCCCGACAAGAATAAAGATGAAGAACGTCGCCGTGATTATGCACAAAGTATCGGTTTCGCTCCCTACGCGACAACTGCTGATCAGTCAGACCCAATTTTAGAAGGTATGCGCGTTTTACTTGATCGTATTCAGCATAATGAAACTCGTATGAATAATTTATGCCAACGTTTATCAGAGCTAGATCCGAGTTTCAAAAAAGAAAGTCAGGATGAACAGCCTTTTAGTGATGAAGAATTGAAAATTATTGAAGAAGTTCGTCGTGAATGCGGTGCGCAAGATAAGACATCAAAAACGTAA
- a CDS encoding ABUW_2363 family tetratricopeptide repeat lipoprotein has translation MNFKPLAYIILATSSLTACTMAPVKEQKIEPFVFKEPELTPPFYALNPFNYDQPPVFEVALKDAAAQPVTKMVVNRQDDPTKQLTLDVNKLIVPTVNNSQRSMKYAVLAGENEIDVTSIDDFLQLVEGKARHYPPRFTDRQERKGFESKLKEVTQQLDTLAANENASFDILLRAFKASVLARNLDLGTVHTTKSLEYAQRLLKINPDDAETNFWFGFGLSEGGGQREAIPYLDKAIKGNVQEAYLAAANNYIAMEQKKNAIQTLKNYKVKYPDEAEVADRLIQEIEKQGRWNVWQVLTNPAMSPATPTETSKK, from the coding sequence ATGAATTTTAAGCCTTTGGCATATATTATCCTTGCGACCTCAAGTTTAACCGCTTGTACAATGGCCCCAGTAAAAGAACAAAAAATTGAGCCTTTTGTTTTCAAGGAACCAGAGCTTACTCCTCCTTTTTATGCACTTAATCCTTTTAACTATGATCAGCCACCGGTATTTGAAGTTGCATTAAAAGATGCTGCTGCACAGCCTGTAACGAAAATGGTGGTAAATCGTCAAGATGATCCGACCAAACAGCTTACACTCGACGTCAACAAACTCATTGTTCCGACTGTAAATAATTCACAACGTTCAATGAAATACGCAGTTTTAGCGGGTGAAAATGAAATTGACGTAACATCTATTGATGACTTCTTACAGTTAGTAGAAGGTAAAGCACGTCACTACCCACCTCGCTTTACTGACCGCCAAGAACGTAAAGGCTTTGAAAGTAAACTAAAAGAAGTAACACAGCAACTCGATACACTTGCTGCAAATGAAAATGCATCATTTGATATTCTACTTCGTGCTTTTAAAGCAAGTGTTCTTGCACGTAACCTTGATTTAGGTACTGTTCATACCACTAAATCTTTAGAATATGCTCAAAGACTTTTAAAAATTAATCCAGATGATGCGGAAACAAATTTCTGGTTTGGTTTTGGTTTATCTGAAGGTGGCGGCCAACGTGAAGCCATTCCATATTTAGACAAAGCCATTAAAGGTAATGTTCAAGAAGCATATCTAGCTGCAGCAAATAACTATATTGCGATGGAGCAAAAGAAAAATGCGATTCAGACGCTGAAGAATTATAAAGTTAAATATCCAGATGAAGCGGAAGTTGCTGATCGTTTAATTCAAGAGATTGAAAAACAAGGTCGTTGGAATGTATGGCAAGTTTTGACTAACCCAGCTATGTCTCCTGCTACTCCTACTGAAACATCTAAAAAGTAA
- a CDS encoding esterase/lipase family protein, whose product MFSIKISKTLLTVMLLGSILSGCQVVNVKQQALNVTIANERNSILTQDKLSEASLNVLSMSGQEAKVCTDTPETCVNQLKNLPQILDEQFLSAASEMYLAKAIALSDTSDCKVSRFTKHKSEEEQKNILNRYDDCLDQQLSLLDKSIRYSYAYLFSTKRQPNDRIFDNRQVQIRDFYNQAIAKMVSVYDLRHPKKNVVEPQIHIGKSVYSIDFEFHRQLSGQKLEKLISSYNLNFSGLRTINRRDGFGSEFVAVFPSSGSEDINEYILDPLKYNYKNGVNPNIHHARYLAATIVAEPKHASTVEEIINNPEFIIRVYDPYRTDNINVAGKQYPLAANFSAPYGLWLAENNLGVAAYLTLIDRDQHLTMPHLYMLEPYNPNKKIIVLVHGLASSPEAWIALTNDVMGDTVLRDNYQVWQVFYSTNMPILESRFQIYALLKQAFGSLNPSDPAAHDAVLVGHSMGGIISRLLVSDGDITKPALELMTIRQQNRFKKHPMVTERLQMHSINNFDRAIFLASPHRGTDYADRWFTLAARKIIRLPGAFLSAVATSLTTENLDVKDFLSNIDNGLIQNGPSDLSHQSKFMELTKDINPHQGLVFHSIMGNITKSDDPNVITDGIVPYKSAHLDGAKSEKVLPGGHSIQLTPQAVLELRRILREHLVEHGLYKP is encoded by the coding sequence ATGTTTTCAATAAAAATAAGCAAAACACTGTTGACGGTCATGCTACTCGGTTCAATTCTGAGTGGTTGTCAGGTCGTAAATGTTAAGCAGCAAGCTTTGAATGTAACGATTGCAAATGAACGTAATAGTATTCTCACGCAAGATAAACTCAGCGAAGCAAGCCTGAATGTTCTATCTATGTCTGGTCAGGAAGCTAAAGTTTGTACAGACACCCCTGAGACCTGTGTAAATCAACTCAAAAACCTTCCTCAAATTTTAGATGAACAGTTCTTATCAGCAGCAAGCGAGATGTATCTCGCAAAAGCAATAGCTTTATCAGATACCTCTGACTGTAAAGTAAGTAGATTTACTAAACATAAATCTGAAGAAGAACAAAAGAATATTCTGAATAGATATGATGATTGCTTAGACCAGCAATTGAGTCTATTAGATAAAAGTATTCGTTATAGCTATGCGTATCTATTTTCAACGAAACGTCAGCCTAATGACCGTATTTTTGATAATAGACAGGTTCAAATTCGCGATTTCTATAATCAAGCAATCGCCAAAATGGTCAGTGTTTATGATTTAAGACACCCCAAGAAAAATGTGGTTGAACCACAAATTCACATTGGTAAAAGTGTTTACTCAATTGACTTTGAATTTCATAGACAGTTATCAGGTCAAAAATTAGAAAAACTAATTTCAAGTTATAACTTAAATTTTTCAGGTTTAAGAACTATTAACCGCCGTGATGGCTTTGGATCTGAATTTGTGGCTGTTTTCCCAAGTTCAGGAAGCGAAGATATTAATGAATATATCCTAGACCCACTTAAATATAATTATAAAAATGGTGTGAACCCAAATATTCATCATGCACGCTACTTAGCTGCGACTATTGTAGCTGAACCCAAACACGCAAGTACTGTTGAAGAAATTATTAATAATCCTGAATTCATAATCCGAGTTTATGATCCATATCGAACAGATAATATTAATGTAGCGGGTAAGCAATATCCTCTAGCAGCTAACTTTTCAGCACCTTATGGCCTATGGTTAGCCGAAAACAATTTGGGGGTTGCAGCCTATTTAACTCTGATTGATCGCGATCAGCATTTAACTATGCCACATCTCTACATGCTTGAACCGTACAATCCAAATAAGAAAATTATTGTGTTAGTCCATGGCTTGGCAAGTAGCCCCGAGGCATGGATTGCACTGACCAATGATGTTATGGGCGATACGGTTTTAAGAGACAATTACCAAGTTTGGCAAGTTTTCTATTCGACCAACATGCCAATTTTGGAAAGTCGTTTTCAGATTTATGCACTCTTGAAACAAGCTTTTGGTTCATTAAACCCAAGTGACCCTGCTGCACATGATGCTGTTCTTGTGGGCCATAGTATGGGAGGTATTATCAGCCGTTTACTGGTCAGTGATGGAGATATCACTAAACCTGCCTTAGAGTTGATGACGATTCGTCAGCAAAACCGCTTTAAAAAACATCCAATGGTTACTGAACGATTGCAAATGCATTCAATCAATAATTTTGATCGTGCAATTTTCTTGGCTTCTCCTCATCGCGGTACAGATTATGCGGATCGTTGGTTTACTTTAGCAGCGCGTAAAATTATTCGTTTACCCGGTGCATTTTTGTCGGCTGTTGCCACGTCACTAACAACCGAAAATTTAGATGTTAAAGATTTCTTGAGTAATATTGACAATGGTTTGATTCAAAATGGACCAAGTGATTTAAGTCATCAATCTAAATTTATGGAGCTCACAAAAGATATTAATCCACACCAAGGCTTAGTTTTCCATTCAATTATGGGAAATATAACCAAGAGCGATGATCCAAATGTAATTACCGATGGTATCGTTCCGTATAAAAGTGCTCACTTAGACGGAGCAAAGTCAGAAAAAGTTCTTCCTGGTGGTCACTCAATCCAGCTTACACCACAAGCTGTATTAGAACTGCGTCGTATTTTACGAGAGCATTTAGTCGAACATGGTTTATATAAACCATAA